In Alnus glutinosa chromosome 7, dhAlnGlut1.1, whole genome shotgun sequence, the sequence GACTGAAACTGGTTGGGCGCCTTCGATTAAAGGAATAGAATGATCATGTGCCCGGTGGGGTGGCAAACCCTTCGGTTCTTGAAAAACATCCTCATAAACCTTGAGGATTTGGCCCACGGGACCGGATGGCCCCAACTGTGCAGTAGCAGAAGTTGAAGGGTGTAAGTGCAACCCTAGTGTTGCTGGGCTCAGCATCTGTAGCAACACCCCTTTTTTCTCATGTCTCGTGAGCTTAAAGGAGGACCCTTCTTCCCAATGTAGACCCTCCCCTTGCCTTAGGCCGTGTAGGACACAGGGGGCTCCATTGAAGGAAAACTCCATCTTGAGGATAGAAAAATCCCACAATATAGGCCCCAAGGTTCGGAGCCACTGTATTCCGAGGACTGCATCGCACCCTGCGAGGGGCAAAAGGAAGAGGTCTATGTTGAACACATGGCCCTGTAATTTGACCTCCACGGCTGTGCTACGGCCCGGGCTTGTCACCTTCTGCCCATTGGCAACCTGAACAGTGATGGTGTCCCATTGTTGAGGAAGTATGCCCACGGTGGCAGCCAATTTTGTGTCAACAAAATTGTGGGTGCTGCCTGAGTCAAGTAGAATAATAACCTCCTTGAAACGGATAATGCCCACGATCCTCATAGTGTTTGGGCTTGGGGTTCCGGTGATAGTGTTTAAGGAAATCTCAGGAAACTCTTCCAAAAAGAATTCCCCAGGGTCTTCGTCAGGGGGCTCAGCCTGCTTCTCAGCCTCTATCTCCTCCACTGCCTTACCCTCAATGATGAACAATTTGGGGGACACACAGACATGGCCACGGGACCACTTGGCATTACAGTAATAACAGAGCCCTCTCTTCCGCCGATCCTCCATTTGAGCTTGAGAGATCTTCTGAACCGGTACAAGGGCCTGGCTCCCATTGGAGGCCCTCTATGGGGTCTGCCCTAACCGCCCTGGCAGCATTACATTTGGTTTTAAGTAGTCATGTTGCACCCCCCGGTTGGTATTCATCCCGGAGGCTCCCTTCATTGCTCCCCACGGCAGCTCCGTACTCATGCTACGGTGGGAATGAGAAAACTGGGTGGATCTCCAATTCTGCCGCCTGCCCTTAGAATAGATACTCACACACTCCTCCTGAATACGTGCCAGAGAATAGGCATCCACCAAATTCTTGGGGTGGAACATCCGGAGAGGCAGCCGGATCTCTTCCTTTAACCCCCCCAGAAAACAGCTCAGTTTATGAGCTTCAGGAAGGTTTTGAACCTTCAGAGCAAGGATATCAAACTTGTTTTTGCAGTCCTCCAACGACCCATCTTGTTTCAGATTCGACAGGGTCTCCATGGGATCATCGTAAGACCCCTGTCCAAACCAAATCTGAATTGCTTCGACAAAGTCTAGCCAAGAGGAGACCGTGTTACTAGCCTTAAGTTCTTGGAACCAAACAAATGCCTTACTGTCCATGTGAAAAGCAGAAATGGATAACCGTTGAGCATCCGGGGTCTCATAGAAGTCGAAAAACTGCTCTGCCCGACAGCACCATGTTTCCGGGTCATCTCCGTCAAAACGTGGAAACTCCAAGCGGAAGGGTTTTGGTTTGATGCCCTCATCAGTGCGAGTGTCATCCTTGAAGCCACCACCCCCACTGCTGGAAGCAGCGAAAGAATCAAGGAAGCGCTGCCCAGAAAGTATGCGCCCCTTAGCTGGAGTAGAGCCCTCAGTGATGAGTTGCCGCACAAGCTGGGTGAGCTGATCAATCGCAGCACGAGCTTCCCCTTGCGCCACCTGAATCTGGTTTATCTCTGTACAGGTAGCCATTTCAGCCTGGAGCTGCGTCATCTGACCCTGTAATACTTCCAGTTTTTGAGTTTCTTCGGCCATGGTAACGGATCTAGTTTTCATAAGATTAGAAAAGGATCAagggctctaataccaattggaACAGACCTGTTCACTGTCACTAATTGTTAAGGGAAAATGGGGTTTAGCGGAAATGGAAATTCAGAGATGATAATGGAAATTAGGAATTTGTATTTAATGGAATTGGAAAATACTGATACGGCAGATTCGAGGATGCCAACCTCCAGACAATTCACTGTTTCATTCCAAAGATAACCTAGACAACCCGTACCTGGGACTTATATATGTCCCTTACAAAACGCATCCCATTAAACATAAAACGACTATATGAGGAAAGCACAAAACGACACTAATAAGCATAAAACGACTATCTGAGGAAAGCACAAAACGACACTAAAATAAGCAAACACAGGCTGCTCAAAACGCACCGCATGGCCCATCTAGCTGGACCGCACCCCTCAGCAACCCACTCACAAACTGCCACGCAACTGGCACTTCCCAATCCACTCTACTATCTTCTCCCTTCCTTCTCTCAAAATCGCACCTTTTCTCCCTTCCTTCTCCATAGAATTGCTGTGTGACATACATCCTCGTCAATTTCGCCACAATTGGTTGGGCtatcaaaacaaatgaaaacaaaagtaGACCTAAACTAAAAACGTTGATCATCTTAAGCCCCATaatgtttttcttgtatttcaGTATTTTTAAGAAAGTATACACAAAGTCAAGAACATATCGtaccacatcatttaaaaatttcaaataacgTGACAAAATATACACCATTAGATCTATGAAATCTAATATTTACCATGAAATTATTCATTTCATGTATTTATTAGATCTGTAATATTTAGTCTTGAACATGAAATGGTTCCTTAcattgaaatggagaggatccaattCCCAAACgagatgtgttatttctacATCATTTTGGTTTACATCAAGACACATGGGACGTGGAACTCATGCATATGGGTAGAGTTGATGTACACTAAcgtgatgtaaaaaaattattacccTTCCCAAAACGAAGGCAGCATAGATCTCACTAAAAGAGCCTAAACGTACAATGGGCTCATATCAACCATCATTGACAAGATGGAAATCCAATCAAAAAATGCTTCCTCGGCAAATGCCCAAAAGGACATGaatcaggaaaaaaaacaaattgttttCCCTCGCAAAATGAGATCCACAGTCGACATACTATCAGAGAGAAGAAACTCTTTCCTCAGGATATCTTCTCTCGACTGCACCTATTCTCTGAGGAGGCCATACGATGTGGGTCACCCTTCCTTGAACCAAACCCAAAGGAATCTGCCAATAAAAGCATGGGCAAGTTAGGCTCCATGTTACCAAGGTGAAGGGATAAAGACGTTCAAATGAAACTTTCAGAAAGGGAACTCCAACACGAGTAATTTCCCAAGAAGatacataaacaaataaaatttccCGGTTAATGCATAAACATTCTGCATCTACTGCCACTGGACCAATAAAATTATGGCCATGTGAAGAATTATATTGTCAAAGGACCTTTCTTTTAGGTGGGTGAGaggaagggtggccttcttccATACTAAACCTTTATACACTATCTTATTCAAGCAAACTGCAAAAACAGTGGAAAGGGCAACTTACTGGGCCAAAAGATCTAGAATCCTTGCTAGAAGCTGAATTATCACCCTCTACCCAACAATGTCCATCTGGAATCTTCAACATATCATAGGAATTATGAGTGGTTCCAATCCATTCACCTGGTAAGGCAATTATTCTCTTTATGTGTTTCTCCTTGTGATTACTTGGGGAGCTGCAGAGGATTGAAACTACAATAATATCATAATGCAGCACTGAAATGTTGGCATCCAAAGAAtacttaaaaaacaataataaataaatcaccaGACCTTTTGTATACTTGGTCAATTACATAATGTCAATATAAGCATAAGAGGGACAAACAAACCATATGTGTAAACATTAAAGCACTGATGATGTTGCACCAAATATCGGTCAGAGCCCAAGATTTAAGTCAAAGATGGGATGCAACTCAGTCGGGGTTAAGAATTACCTAGGCTGCAGACAAAAACAGTCCAGTGCAACTCATCTCTACTGGACAATATAGGCTGCTTGTCATCAACAAATCAAGTTAAATCTCAAACTTTGACTTAATGCTCATTTTTTTAGTTAGCTGCTAGTCAAACACAAGCAAACCTAATATCAAGTCAGACAGGCTCATGAAAATAGGATAGTAGGGTCTCAAAAGCATTTTAGCCATTATTTCAAATAATCAATTAGCTCAATCTACTGAATTATCACGAGTTATTCCCAAATTCACTGTGATGAAAAGAATAAAGCTCAATACCATGGCTTGGGTTTGGATGTGGTTTGCTCCACTCAACAAGCCAAGTCATGGCAATTTAACTTGGATTAGTAAATGATCCTTTGAGCCATCAAACCAATACTCAGCTTCGCTTAAGCTTATAGCCCTTTTTCAAAAACTGACTGTATTTTGGCGGAAAAGCAATCTCACAAGTACACCAGCTCTCCTCACTCCCCCAAATTCATGTAACTTGTAaatcttataatttttaaaatgtccaaaaaaatcctaaataaaatatataattgtcaaGTCAGAAAGAAAGATTGTTGGGGGGAGGAAATAGCATTTGTCATAAGATTGCAACCCCCTGTACTTTGCCCTCACCCTTATTTACACAAAACTTAACAACCAACAGTTACAAGAAATCCCACATTTCCCTATTCACCAAATATCATCTCTCTAGATTAGTTAttcatttcattccattttcAGTCACAGCATGAACTCCTAAATTGAACAAAACGGATATTTGTAGAATCCAAAAGATCCCAACAAGCCAGTTCAAAGAACAAattccccccacccccccttgTAATCAAGCATTAATCCAGATTGCTGTCAACTGGAGGGCCAAATAGATTAGAGCCACTGGcagcatttttcaaatttaacaCAAAACTTAGGTAATCACAACTTTCTTTGTGTAATACAGAATTATTTAGCACTATGAAATTGAAACTGATTCTAAACTGTATTATTTTCAAACGCCGATGCATGTTTATATCAAGTTCCATATTGTGCAGAGGCTCTGCTTGTAGTTTGAGCTAATAGAGCAAAAGAGCTATTTAAGCAACACCAAAGGCAAAACAAAGTACCGGAAAACTACCACATCGCCATGTGAAAACTTGTACTTTTCAAGGCAAAACTTCTCCAACAAAACATAGTCATCTGCGGCCAAAAAAACCCATGATCagaccccccccaaaaaaaaccaCCCTTGTGACATAGCACATTGTTTAATCTTTCTCTTAAGAAATATACCCGTAAAACTGCTGGCTCGAGGATTAAATGTGGGAGACATAGAAGCCCCCCGTACAGGAACAATACTTGCATATCGATCAGAAACAGTAAGGCCTATGAGCCCAAAGGTAAAATACTTGTTTGCCAAACTCCGCAAGAAATTTCGAGTTCCCATATCCAAGTTTCCTCATATAAACACATATCAGGTGCAAAACGTAACCATCTGTACCAATCACCATCTTTTTGTTCAGCACTTCAACCATATTTATATAGAAGCAGTTCAAAGTCGTGCAAATTCTCTAAGATTGCTTATGGCACAATAATTCAAAGTCAATACAAAGTAGTGCTGTTCCAAAaaactaccatatatatatgtgaaacAAAGCccgaaaagaaacaaaagaaaaggaaaatcaaaAATTTTTCCTAAGATAAGCAAACAAGAATAGCCAAGCATTTCTCTAGTTAGAAAAAACTCAGAAGCAATGACAATATAGCAATGAGAACAGAGCACCAGATCCACCGCAGCGACTGAAATCAACTGCAAaacgaaaatgaaaaagaaactcACAAAGGAATTTGCGATGATGAGCTTTACCTTGAAGAGATTGCTGTTCATATACGGGCGGGAGAGAAATGCCTGGGGTTTTACCGATTGAGAATTATGGAATACCAAAACCTATTCTTTCTCCTCGCTCGTGCCGAAGGgggtaaaaactaaaaagccAGCGTAATCGCAAAGAGCCAATCTACAGTAACATTTCCTTTCAACAAGTTCTATATATTTCCCCTGTGATGTGTCCACGTCAGATCTGAAATAAGTCAGGTCTCTTTATCTAACGGTTCCGGAATGTAGATTTGGTACGAATAGGAATATCCCATAACCTTTATTTTTCACTTATCCTCCATTTCttgtaaatgttttttttctattttttagtatttaatgAAGGGGAAAATAATGATCAACGGTTGCCGAATTTCATTTTACACCggtgataaattttttttttgtacgaaccaaatatcaaaaaatatttttttaaaaaaatagttaaaaataaaaaaaatttacaacagAAAACATGATATGtcaaagcattaaaattaaaaatgaggAAATTTGATTGAGAGTTACAAAAATGAGTTCAatataggaaaagataaaagCAAATACTTCTACCTACTCCTAATATTTAATATGAATCTTAATCTCACAAAATATtccttttaaatattaatatatgattGGGCCCATCCCTATCTATAATTGtatctaattataaaaatattttgacaaaagcattttttttcgATTATTTTATACCTACACTCAGAATATTCACAATGGTTACTTACTTTGAAATTGTATGTAAAATGACTAATTAAAATCCTAAAAAATGGGGGACGGACCTTTTACTTTAAACTAGGTCAAAAAAACTCCCTCCAACCTAGTCtataaaaatgatatgtgtCATTTGTCAATTTGCATAGCATTTGCTTCTCATatgtctttttaataaaattttcaaatttgtcattgcaattaaaaaaagcaCGTGCTTCTTATAtaaaaatggacacgtgtcatttttataaAGTGGTTGAAAATTATAAAGTTTCTTCAACCTATTAGATTCTCTAAGCCAAAAACATTTTGCATTTATGCTTAAATGCTTCTCCAAAGAGCAACTGTGAATATGTGATAGACATATTGTTAAGACAGTTTCTGGTTGGCAACACAAGCCTCTATAGagtttttgtagattttttgcAAAACAATGAATGTCGGTAAGGATACATGCCAGGAGTGCTAGCTGATCCAACTCCGATACTTAAGTCAGTTTTCAAGAGAATGTGTATTAATgcattaatcaaaataatttcTAACTAGAGTATACCTGTATGTCTATGGGTATTTATAGTGAAGGTGAAAATCGGTTTCTCCAGGATATGGATGGAGCTAATCCTCTGATTGTGGGTCTTCCACTATCCGAAACGTGGGATCTCTACACATTTGGATTGTAAGTATTCCATTATCCAAACGTGGGGTTTCTGCACATCTGGATAGTATTTCTTCGCGTGTCTGGAACATTACATAACATGGGGTTCTTATGTATCCAGAACGTGGGTCTCCACGTCCCGAGACATCTCCAGGTGTCTCAGGGTCTCAATATCTTCATGGGCTTCTTGCGGATTATTTCTGAGTGGGCTTGGCTTTGCCATGCAGTGGACCACGTAGCCCAGCCTTTTCGGTGGTCCGGTTAATAAACCGTATAGCTTGTTTTTCTTGGGATTGTAATTTGTAAATAGACCGACTTGAATTGTCGGGTCCATTTACTAACTACTGGGAATATTTCCCAACACATATTTTTTAAGCTTTGGTAGCCATTTGTAATAGACCATTTAAACGTTTTTAGGATACCCTCAGACCTCAACTGTATGGTAATTTATAAATCTTCTCTTATGCTGTTGCTCTTACACCCATTGCAGCTACACAAATTTGTATCCTAGATTACAGCTGAATATTATTCTAATAAgacaaaatttttctttaaacatctgttggaataaatttttctaacttaatttattaaactggACGTGTGTTTAAAatgcatgtattttttaaagCATTTATTTGAATACATATAAGTTTAATAGACTAATTAGAATAATTTCTCTCATCTAGTAAACAAAATTCATTCTATTCTCCTAAAAAAgtcttattttcaattttactcCTAGCACCTAAAATTTTAATTCCGCCTGTGATTTCATCCCCTGCATAACCATTTCAAGCATTATATATTGATTTCTAATTAGTCGCTAAGCCTAAGAGCACATTTGGTATGAATAATAGATCattgaaatataataactaTTCTCGAAGGAATAGGCACCAAAAAATcaacattatttatttaattttttttttgttggggaaATAATTACCCCCAAAGCTGAGCGGGCCTATGACCAAATCGGGTGCTCAGTTGGTCTGATTGACCTAGCTAGACTCGCTCAGTCACCAAGGTTTCGGATATTCATTACAAAATCCTATAAATGAATCGTCTCGAAATACTAACATCTAAGATATTCTATGTCGTCACGGATAAGCTACAAGGATATAATCAATATATTGAATGATCGTATTTAAGTGGCCTCAGGAATGACCACTCGAGATGGTTATGAAGTTGTTTAAAGATTACTACAGTCAGAATTCGAGAGATAAGGAATAAAGTTTGATCCCATAATCATAGAAGGGCGCAAAAAGACTATATCTCAAGTTTTCCCGATAAGTCTATTATCCGTAGAAAAGAATTCTATCCCAGGTTTTTTGGGATAGACCCTTACCCTATAAAATATGGGATAAGAGACCTGATATCTATCAATAATCAATTAGAAGGGAGTGTCATACCCGAATTAGATTTTCAAGAAGTTAAGTTTGATTTTGTGCTATATAGCAATTAGACTCCTAACAAAACtatatgggatttgattcttgtacaacacaaATACAACAACCGTACAATaatctctcacatgagggtggactcCAGTATGGGGGActtaccctcatgtgagggattgttgtatagttgttgtattgatgttgtaaatctaacatttttcaaactATATTATAGCAACCCAATAATTCTAGAGCtgtatgcctataaataggctacCACCCCAAGGTGTAAATTTATGTTATAATCTCTGAGTTTACTCTCTCAATACTCTCAAAATTGTCTATCAAAACTGACTTAGTACGTCACCGTACCGAAAATTGTATCTAACATTTTTTAACCCTACTTTTTGGTCTTGTTGACCCCCGATTCTTCGGACCTCTTTGAATTTTGCTTCAGATTGTGCACAAACAGTTCAAGGATGCTTGCAGGCATGCGCATGGGAGTAATCACGAGCCATTCGGTATTCACAGACGATCTCCACCGAGAAGCTCACAGGCTAACGCACAGCTAGAGCATTAGTTTGCCCAACAAGTTATTTGCCATAACCAAGGAGAGTGAATATGGAGATGAGCTCGGAGTTCCTTGCAAAGTTGCAATCTTTGCATGGGTCTCTCGCAAATTGTGAGAGGCCTTCCATGGAAGTTTTGGGCAGGTGTTGGATTGCCCGATCACCCGTCCAAGTAAACCTATCGAATGCTTCTTTGTTTGCCCGATTGAAGTGTTTCTTTAAGGGTTCAAATTTATGCATCTTGAAAATAAGAAGTAACTAAACATTCTGCTTAGCCTATCAAATGTCATCGATCTCATATTTTACAAGATAAAAGAGTACAAATCATAATTCAGCCAAGTAAAATGCTTATATAGACCGACCAAGCGACATATATAGGAATATATATGTAGCAAGGTAGGTGCTTAAGAGGAGGAAAATGCGTCAATGATAGTGGTGTGGAGAGGGTCACTCAAATGGGTAGCCCAGTTGTTGAGAGGGCCTTTTCCGGTGACGGCAGCTTGGACAGCAAACCCAAGGAACCCAACCATGGCGAGGCGGGCGTGCTTGATTTCTGCCAATTGGAGGGTGGCCTTCTTCTCTGGGTCAGCGGCCAAGCCGAGAGGGTCAAAGTACTTTCCACCGGGGTAAAGCCTCTTCTCCGGGTCGAGCTCTGCATTCCTCTGGAACTCGATGTACCCAATGACCAGAACCTCAATCCATATCAATGTGGTGATGGAGAATGGAAGAGGTTGGCCAAGGTAAGATGAACCTTCAACCAGCTCCACCTGAAATGGCAACAATTACACATGGGAATTTATGAAGTGGTGGAGAACCACACTGCCGTGATTGGGTTTTTTGCGTACCTTTCCAGCGTCTTGCCAGGTAACTCCGGTGAGCCACTCAACGGAGAGTGCGCCGAGTGTAGCCAACATGGCCCACCTTCCATGAATGAGCTCGCACTCTCGGAACCTCTGCAACCCGAAAACCTCGCTGTACGGCTGGAACGGGGTCGACTTCACGTCAGCGTTCTCGAACCGGGTCCCGATCACATCGCCGGCCAAGTTCTTGGCCAGGTTCTGGTCCAACGAGTCGAGGTCGAACTGCAAGTACTCCGCGGGCTTGCCCAGACCGAACGGGTCGAACCCGTAGTCCCCCACCAAGCTCCCGTCCAGATATTCTGGAGCCTTGGCTCCAGGGAACCAAAGTGGGCGGTCGGAGATGGGCTTTGTGGCTTTCCTGGGTGCGCTTTTCTTGCGTCCGAACCCGAATCGGGCTTGGATCCTGCCCGAGTTGGAGTACGCATCAGTCAGACGCGTCCCCATGAAGGACGATGTAGCTGCAGCGGCGGTGGTGGCGGCCATGGCGTTGGGCTAACGTGCGCCGGGTGTGAAGTGAGTGCAGGTTGTGAAAGACTGAATTATATTTAGTGGTGGAGGTGACTCGTGACTGAATTTTTATCAAGGTTTGGTGGATAATCCACGGTGAGGCTTTGTGGCCGTTGGATGAAGGAGCGTATCCATCTGACGGGTGTGAGGGTCTTCGCCTTATCTTTGCCTTATCTGGTAGTGGGATAGTAGGGTCCGGAATCTGACCGTTCTCTCTCCGGTCCACGAAACTGGACGTTTTCTGCGTTCTGTGGTTTAGATTGCTAGAAAATCCATTCTCTCTAAATTTCGACCACGGAAAAATGGAAgagattctttttttcttctaattcagATTATTATATTGACACAGTATAAAATGTATTATCTTacactccgtttgtttcggcgttaaataatttttaaaaaataatttttatatttttcagtgtttagtagcggcaaaaataatggtcaactgaaaaataattttcgtttgtTTAAAATTACttagtaaattttaaaaaataatttatgctttttaaaagtgtaaatcattttctgtagATGGTCGACCATCTTTTTAAACGATGTAATCggcctttacgttcaagcagtcaaCTATCGCCGAATTCCGACAAGCCAAATTTCATAGATTGTCGGTGCTGGAATCTAAAAAATTATGCTGGAATCTGACGACATTTGGCTTCAGTCCCCGAAttcggccggaatctggccagaacggctggATTCCCGGCCATCTGATTGGGATCCTGGAAG encodes:
- the LOC133874207 gene encoding uncharacterized protein LOC133874207: MGTRNFLRSLANKYFTFGLIGLTVSDRYASIVPVRGASMSPTFNPRASSFTDDYVLLEKFCLEKYKFSHGDVVVFRSPSNHKEKHIKRIIALPGEWIGTTHNSYDMLKIPDGHCWVEGDNSASSKDSRSFGPIPLGLVQGRVTHIVWPPQRIGAVERRYPEERVSSL
- the LOC133874162 gene encoding chlorophyll a-b binding protein CP29.2, chloroplastic, translated to MAATTAAAATSSFMGTRLTDAYSNSGRIQARFGFGRKKSAPRKATKPISDRPLWFPGAKAPEYLDGSLVGDYGFDPFGLGKPAEYLQFDLDSLDQNLAKNLAGDVIGTRFENADVKSTPFQPYSEVFGLQRFRECELIHGRWAMLATLGALSVEWLTGVTWQDAGKVELVEGSSYLGQPLPFSITTLIWIEVLVIGYIEFQRNAELDPEKRLYPGGKYFDPLGLAADPEKKATLQLAEIKHARLAMVGFLGFAVQAAVTGKGPLNNWATHLSDPLHTTIIDAFSSS